The following are encoded in a window of Castanea sativa cultivar Marrone di Chiusa Pesio chromosome 9, ASM4071231v1 genomic DNA:
- the LOC142609999 gene encoding uncharacterized protein LOC142609999, whose translation MQRSLTSLTKARGFCTKKPAAAAEKVVASVLFERLPVVIPKIDPVVYAFQEFSFRWRQQYRRRYPDELLDKSNSRGKGEYQMDYVPAPRITEADKKNDKKSLQRALDRRLYLLLYGKACGVPSDKPVWHFPEKVYETEETLRKCAETALESVIGDLSHTYFVGNAPMGHMVIQPTESESDSPSFKRFFFKSQVIATNKFKIGKCEDFVWVTKDEILEYFPEQAEFLNKMIIS comes from the exons atgcagaGATCGTTAACGTCGTTGACGAAAGCACGAGGGTTCTGCACAAAGAAGCCGGCGGCGGCGGCGGAGAAGGTCGTAGCCTCCGTACTGTTCGAGAgacttccggttgtgatccctaaAATCGACCCTGTCGTTTACGCCTTTCAGGAGTTCTC GTTTCGGTGGCGACAGCAATATCGACGTAGATATCCAGATGAGCTTTTAGATAAGTCTAATTCTAG GGGAAAAGGTGAATACCAAATGGATTATGTACCAGCTCCACGGATCACTGAAGCTGACAAAAAGAATGATAAGAA GTCACTGCAGAGAGCACTTGACAGAagactttatcttcttctttatgGCAAAGCATGTGGAGTTCCTAGTGATAAGCCTGTCTGGCATTTTCCAGAAAAAGTTTATGAAACTGAGGAAACATTGCGTAAG TGTGCGGAGACTGCATTGGAATCTGTGATTGGAGACCTTTCCCACACATATTTTGTTGGAAATGCTCCGATGGGTCATATGGTTATACAGCCAACAGAGAGTGAGTCAGACTCTCCATCTTTTAAG CGATTCTTCTTCAAGTCCCAAGTGATTGCAACCAACAAGTTCAAAATTGGGAAGTGTGAGGATTTTGTTTGGGTGACCAAGGATGAAATTTTGGAGTATTTTCCTGAGCAAGCTGAATTTCTTAACAAAATGATCATCAGCTAA